From Triticum urartu cultivar G1812 unplaced genomic scaffold, Tu2.1 TuUngrouped_contig_1302, whole genome shotgun sequence, the proteins below share one genomic window:
- the LOC125526662 gene encoding homeobox-leucine zipper protein ROC4-like gives MDGELPEYNSDVQNMLDLFITSEQGHLLQHENGDEMHGLLGATTNMGNTDDANAAAADKGNNNDGEINSEQRMVTRRANYNRLRGEQIQQLEVVFQESPYPDAKLRQDLSERLGMSALQVKFWFQNKRSSSKGKRQLQDTKNLQGENQMLKDENQAIKWVVEHKTCLKCAGVILKTQDTSEHQRLCTENMRLKEELRRATAYLKEGLYRNGMWPQFTRNLAQRLLC, from the exons ATGGATGGGGAGTTGCCGGAATACAACAGTGATGTGCAAAATATGTTGGACCTCTTCATCACAAGCGAGCAGGGCCACCTACTCCAGCACGAGAATGGTGATGAGATGCATGGCCTGCTGGGAGCCACTACCAACATGGGCAACACTGACGATGCCAACGCTGCTGCTGCAGACAAAGGCAACAATAACGATGGAGAGATCAATAGTGAGCAGAGAATGGTGACAAGGCGTGCAAATTATAACCGTCTCCGTGGAGAACAAATCCAACAACTTGAAGT TGTGTTCCAAGAAAGCCCTTATCCAGATGCGAAACTCCGGCAAGACCTTAGCGAGAGGCTTGGCATGAGTGCCCTCCAGGTCAAGTTTTGGTTCCAAAACAAACGCTCCTCCAGCAAG GGCAAGAGGCAACTACAGGACACCAAAAATCTTCAGGGAGAGAACCAGATGCtaaaagatgaaaaccaagctatCAAGTGGGTTGTTGAACACAAGACATGCCTCAAATGCGCAGGGGTGATACTAAAAACTCAGGATACCTCGGAGCACCAACGCCTGTGTACAGAGAATATGAGGCTCAAGGAAGAACTCCGCCGTGCCACCGCCTATCTTAAAGAGGGTCTCTACCGTAATGGCATGTGGCCCCAATTTACCCGCAACTTAGCACAGCGTCTTCTGTGTTAG